Below is a genomic region from Sneathia vaginalis.
ACAATATGTTAGTAACTGCATATCATCCAGAATTAACAGATGATACAAGAGTACACGAGTACTTTATTTCTATGATTAAGAAAACAAAAAATGGAGATGAAAAATTAAAATGAAGAAGTTTATTTTAGCTTTGTTTTTAGCTTTTCAAATTTTTTCATATTCAAAAGAATTTAGAATTATGACATATAACATATATGGAGGGAGATTAACTAATCCTAAGGAAATATCAGATGGTATAAAAAAATATGAACCAGACTATATTGCACTGCAAGAAGTTGATAAAAATACTATAAGAAGTAGCTTTAAAGATTTTACTAAAGAAATGGCAGATAATTTGGGGTATAAGTATTACTATTTCCAAAAAGCATTGGATTATCAAAATGGAGAATTTGGAATATCAGTTATTTCAAAGTACCCTATAAAAAATCTATATATTCATGAATTACCATCAACTGGAGCTGAAAAAAGACAAGTGATAGTTACTAAACTTAATGATTCATTATGTATAGTAAATACACATTTGGGCTTTGGTGATGATAATAAGAAACAAGTTTTAGACTTATTAAAAGTAATAGACTATGTTCCTGGTGAAGAAAAGATTGTATGTGGTGATTTCAATTTAACACCAGATACACAGGAGTATAATGAAATCTGCAAGGAATATATTGACACATATAATGAAAAATCTGAAAAAAGAATAGACTATATTTTTCTAAAAAAAGGTGAAAATATAAGCATAGATGAAGCAAAATTTGTGAATGTAAAAAATGACAAAGGAGAAGAATTATCAGACCACAGACCATATATCGTTAAGTTAGATATGAAACAAGATATTGATAAAAAATCAACAGAAATAAACAAACACTAAAAAAAATATAAAAAAATACTATTGAAATACCATACACTTTTATGCTAAAATTATCTCACATAACTAAATTAGGGGGTAATGATTTGAAAAAGTTTTTTAAAAGTGCTATGGTATTTTCTTTAATAACATTAGCAATATCATGTGGACCTGGTAAGAGAAGATCAGAATTAGGTCTACAAAAACAAGAATTTAAGTTCCCACAAATTTATGAGTCTAAAGAAAAGGCAATAAAAGGTGGAACATATAAAGTGGCAGTAGTTAGCCAATCGCCTATGAATGGAATATTCTATGGTCTATTAATTGATTATGTTACAGATTCATATTTTGAAGGACCTATGGCAGCACCTTTATTCGTAAATGACCATGACTTTATGACAGGAGATAGAGGACTTGCTAAAACTAATATTGATGTGGATAATAAGGTGGTTACAGTCACTTTAAGAGATAATTTAAAGTGGGATGATGGACAACCATTAACTATTGATGACTACATTTTCACATATGAAGTTATAGGTAGCAAAGAATA
It encodes:
- a CDS encoding endonuclease/exonuclease/phosphatase family protein, with the protein product MKKFILALFLAFQIFSYSKEFRIMTYNIYGGRLTNPKEISDGIKKYEPDYIALQEVDKNTIRSSFKDFTKEMADNLGYKYYYFQKALDYQNGEFGISVISKYPIKNLYIHELPSTGAEKRQVIVTKLNDSLCIVNTHLGFGDDNKKQVLDLLKVIDYVPGEEKIVCGDFNLTPDTQEYNEICKEYIDTYNEKSEKRIDYIFLKKGENISIDEAKFVNVKNDKGEELSDHRPYIVKLDMKQDIDKKSTEINKH